Within Triticum dicoccoides isolate Atlit2015 ecotype Zavitan chromosome 1B, WEW_v2.0, whole genome shotgun sequence, the genomic segment ATTCCCACGAAAGATGTCGCACATGAGCTATTGACCCCCTCTCAACCTGCTCTAATTGGAAGATACTTTCTTCGGCGCTTGCCATTCACAACCAAATGAAAAAACCTTGTATTGTTATCTCCTTCCCAAACACGTCAAACCTTAGCACGTTGAGCACATTTGATCTCCTCCTCGCACATTAGCTTAGCCAAGAATTTAAATGCCTCCCGCTTGACATCACTTACATGGAATGATCCTGAATGTCGAAAGCTTCAAGCTTCAAGCAAGCAACTGATCCTTTTCTTTCTTATAAACAACACTCAAACTCTTAGCCTAGCCCCGAAAGAATTTTCTGAGATGGCGGATATTAAATTACCACCTCAACCATGGTGTCCTTCCTGCTCGGATCATGACAACTCAAATGACGAAGCGGTCTTGTTCCCCACATGGGCGGCCTCATCGAAATCCAAAGGAAGTGNNNNNNNNNNNNNNNNNNNNNNNNNNNNNNNNNNNNNNNNNNNNNNNNNNNNNNNNNNNNNNNNNNNNNNNNNNNNNNNNNNNNNNNNNNNNNNNNNNNNNNNNNNNNNNNNNNNNNNNNNNNNNNNNNNNNNNNNNNNNNNNNNNNNNNNNNNNNNNNNNNNNNNNNNNNNNNNNNNNNNNNNNNNNNNNNNNNNNNNNNNNNNNNNNNNNNNNNNNNNNNNNNNNNNNNNNNNNNNNNNNNNNNNNNNNNNNNNNNNNNNNNNNNNNNNNNNNNNNNNNNNNNNNNNNNNNNNNNNNNNNNNNNNNNNNNNNNNNNNNNNNNNNNNNNNNNNNNNNNNNNNNNNNNNNNNNNNNNNNNNNNNNNNNNNNNNNNNNNNNNNNNNNNNNNNNNNNNNNNNNNNNNNNNNNNNNNNNNNNNNNNNNNNNNNNNNNNNNNNNNNNNNNNNNNNNNNNNNNNNNNNNNNNNNNNNNNNNNNNNNNNNNNNNNNNNNNNNNNNNNNNNNNNNNNNNNNNNNNNNNNNNNNNNNNNNNNNNNNNNNNNNNNNNNNNNNNNNNNNNNNNNNNNNNNNNNNNNNNNNNNNNNNNNNNNNNNNNNNNNNNNNNNNNNNNNNNNNNCGAAAGAGCTATCTCTCTCAAATCTAGGTTCTCCGTAACAGCATTGAACATAAAGGGTCATCTGGCATCAAAGTTATCATTATTATTGTGTATTCTCTCTGAATCATATTGAAGTCTCCGCCACCAACATGGGTAAAGACTCGTAGTCACAAAATCAAAAGCTTGTCAAGGTATGATCCAACTTCTCATCCTTGCTGTTTACAGACTGTTTAGCCCAATTATACCGTCAACCCGAAAGAGCTATCTCTCTCAAATCTAGGTTCTCCAAAACATCATTGAACATAAAGGGTCATCTGGCATCTAAGTTATCATTATTATTGTGTATTCTCTCTGAATTATATTGAAGTCTCCGCCACCAACATGGGTAAAGACTCGTGGCCACAAAATCCAAATCAACTCAGCTAGGGAAGCGGGTTTAAGATCTGGTTGGGCAGCCCCATATACTGTCACCAAAGCCAAAATAAGCCATCAACTCTCGAACACACATGAATTTTGACAGCAAAATCACCCACCTCCACTTTTCAAACCTCAATTGTTGCTTTATTAACACCCATGAAAATATCACCGGATCTCTTTTATTTCATTCTCTAGCAGTTAATACCACTCTTGACTTTTGTCTACTAATAATAAGTTTTTTTTTTGTTGCTTGCCATTTTTTGTCTACTTTTGTTTCATTCTCTATCGTCAATAGTAGTTATTATTCCTTTTTTATGTGTGCTAATCATTTGAGTTGAATATCTTTCGAGTAGGCTCACCAATTGGCGTAGCAGGGACACCACGTCAAGAAACATAATAGTTCATTCGCCAAAAAAACATATTAGCTCTTGGTCGCAAATACAAAGGCAGGGTCACTCACTCGCTAATTTTTTAAAAATACTCTCTCtgttcctcaatataaggtgtattattttttcaaaaagtcaaacttttctaagtttgaccaagtttatagacaaaaatatcaattTCTAGAATACCgaatcattatcactagattcatcatgaactagatttttacattttatatatttagtattgGAAAGctttatatattttgctgtaaagttggtcaaacatagacaacagttgactttttcaaaaactaatacaccttatatttaggaacggagggagtaatacattATTTTTATTAAATTTCAAAAATATTACACGGTAGTTATATTTCTTAAAAATAATACCCAGTTGACCTACTGCTGGACGATTGGATCCATTTGGTTTACTGCTGGCCGATTGGTCCCCAGCGGCCCACTGCCGGCCAATTGGATCCAGTCGGCCTACTACTGGCCGATTGGGCCCCAGTATGCCCACCGCTGGCCGATTGGATCTAGTCGACCCACTGTTGACCGATTGGCCCCCAGTCTGCTTCCTCTAGGGCGACAGGTGCATGCACCTATTTTTCCGTTGAATgggtatatgaaaaatgttaaagaagtatttgaaaaatcttgaataggtatttgaaaaatgttgaataggtaTTTGAAAACTGTTGAATAGGTATTTAAAAAACGTTGAAgaagtattttaaaaaatgttgatcatgtatataaaaatgtaatcaagcatttgcaaaaaaagttgaagaagtatttgaaaaatgttgaataagtatttgaaaactGTCGAATtggtatttaaaaatgttgaagaagtatttaaAAAAATTTCAATCATGTATATAAAatttttaatcaagcatttgaataaAATgtaaaacaagtatttgaaaaatgttgaacaagtatttcaaaaatgtaaaacaagcatttgaaaaatatcaaacaaatactcaACACTTTTCAAAtatttgattaacatttttatatacatgatcagcatttttttaaatacttattcaacatttttcaaagacATATTCAACAGTTTTcaaaaatacttgttcaacatttttgaaatacttgttcaacattttttgcaaatgcttgattaacatttttatacacatgatcaacatttttgaaaatacttcatcaacatttttcaaatacatattcAGCATTTTTCTAatagttgttcaacatttttcaaatacctattCAACAGAAAAATGGGTGAATGCACCTGTCGACCTAAAGGAAGCAGACTGGGGGCCAATCGGCCAACAGTGGGCCGACTGGGGCCAGTCGGCCAGCAGTGGGCTGACTAGATCCAATCGGCCAGCAATGGGCCAACTAGGGGGCCAGTAGTAGGCCGACTGGATCCAATCGGCCAACAGTAGGCCGActgagtattattattttttaaatttaATTACCGCGTATTATTTTTGAAATTTAAGAAAaataatgtattatttaaaaaaacagcCACTCATTGTACATCTAATCAGTTTACATGCATACGAGAGTGAAGGAACAGTGCATATCGTCATACAAATACAATTAAGCACAAGTACCCGAGGGAGGAAAATATAATTAAGGGCACAATGTAAGTATAGAATTTGAAATTAATCGAGTCGAGATCGACaacagaagctcaatcttgagtaaAGGGATGGCTCATAACGTGTAGTTGACGTCGATGAAGCTGAGGATCTGGTGGACGGCGCCGACGATCTCCTCCGCCGTGAATCTTGGCTCGCTCGTGATCTAACATCAAAGCAGCAATTCGATCCGGCGCTCAGTTTCTTGCATACGCATGCACGATCGATCGATGATCTGCGTTCAATTGGCGGGCGCGTGTGCGTACCTTGACGTTGAAGGAGTAGAGGACGGTCTGCTCGATGGTGGTGATGTTGGTGTGGAGGATGGACATGTGCATCTCCTCCAGCTCGGCGATGGTCTTGATCAGCTGCTCCGGCCGGCGGCGAGACAGGACCTTGATCACCGCGTCCTCGCCCAGCACGCGCACCTCGATGTCCGCCAGGCTCGACTTGTTCTCGGCCACCTCCTCACGGAGCCCGCCGCCGCACGTGTCGAGGTCGATCATCACCTTGGCACCGGCGGCACCGTCACCGTTCCCCGCCGCAGGGAACGAGAGGCTCGGGGAGACGTAGAATGGCGGAGCCTCGTGCCCTTGCGGTGGCGGCTCGTGGATGGATGTCGCCGGCACCACTGGGGCGGACGCGTCAGCGACCGGCCGTGGCGTGTCGCCGTACAGGCGCCGCCGCTTCTGTGACTCGAGGCACTGGATTAGCTGCTCTAGCTCACGTATGAACTCTATGGCTCCGCCTATGATGGATGCTTGATCTCCCTGCACGGCATCGTGCCATATGTTACCAAAGTTATGGGTTTTATGGATTAGGTGTACTGGTATATCAGGCACTTCGTTAGCATCTCTAGAAATTACACAAATAAACTTTAAGGCAGATTGATAACATTGAAAAAAGTGCATCTAAGATCTAACTAGCTAAGATTTTTTTTGCGGGTAAGTAGCTATGAATTTTTAAAGGGAGTGCCTATGTCTCGGTCACCTAAAAATTAATAAATTCGTAGTCAGTTTTTTACAAAATTTATTCaactcttcaaaaatgttcattgtgCTATGAAAATTTGTTTATCAAGTAAAAATGGTAGTGTTTGTTTTCCGAGCTCGGGAAAGATAAAACCTTGCATGGATCTCATCATGGAGATCGATGGGCCTCGATGTTGACTGAAAATTAGGAAATCAAAATTTTAAATCCATACTTTGGGAGAAAAAATAGTACTCTGGGGTATGGAAGAATATCAGGTGCTCCCATGGGAGACATGCTCCCATGCTCcaaagccacgtgggccattggataCGAGATCCAATGGTCATGGTCGGAGGGTCTGTAATTTGCAGAAAACTGCCTCCAGGCTCCCATATTTGTGCGCACGTCCAAGGACTTGACTATGACCACCAGAGCTGAGATCCAATGGCCCGCCCTGGAGCATGGGAGCGTGTCTCAATACGTGATATTCAAGGTATCCCATTCTAGTCTGCTTCGTCTGCCACCATTTTGTCTAGGTTTTGATAGCAAAAGAAAACCTTGAGCATGTAAACCTCAAGTTAACCCTAAAATTGTCAAAGTAATCGCGGTTGGTTTCAAAGTAGAGGAAGAAGGGAAAAAGCATAATGATGCAAATGGGATTGACATATCTTAAGCAAGATTTTTTTTTGTAACCTTAAAATTCCTGTCCATTTTTGAACTAGTTCCAaaccaaatttaaattatgcataaTTTCTTTAAAATTCAGTGCAATTTGATAGATCGAAATCCAAAAGAACTTCAGCAATTTTAGATATTCGACTGAGGTCTGGAATTTTTATGTTACCAAAAGTTTAAGCCCTCGTGAGTCATGTGATGTCTCCACAAAGCTCCATCGACTTAGACATAATAAAATCTTAGTCCTAATTGGAACTACCATAAGTTTAAGTTTGGGTTAATTATAATTTTTGTGGAGTACTGTTCTtttcaaatgaaaatcaaattgttcGTTGAAATGTCACTGCAAGCGACGAACTATACTGAAATGGTAGCGAGCGAGATGTGCAAGCATATAAATACCCTTTGGACGTAGGATCCTGGCATGAGGGACCTGAGGACCCTGAGGTAATCGTTCATCTGTCTCCGCCGGTTGCGCTCGACGGCGATGTGCGTCATCCGCTGGCTCTCCACCTCCTCGCTGGTCTTGGTCGACCGGGGCCGCTTCCGCCGCCCGCTCTTCGCCTGCTCCCCGCCAGCCTTCTGGCCGACCCTGCCGCCGCCGTCGGACTGCTGGACCAGCGTGGTGCTCTCGGAGACGCCGCCGCCGTGATCGTGCGGGCCTCCTGATCCGTCCGCCGTCTTGCTGCCCTCGTGCTCCGCAGCGTGGTGGATACCTGCGCCTCCGCGGGGATCGGGGTCGTCCGAGCCGGAGAGCTGGGACTGGAACCTGAAGAAGTAGctgtcctcctcgtcgtcgtcacggGCGTCGTCGTGGTCGGCAGACGGCTGGTTGAGCGCGAGCCTGGGGCCGAAGTCGGCGAACTGTAGCACGTCGGAGAAGCTGAGCTTGTCCAAGGACACCTGGCCGTGCGGCCCACCCGGAGGCAGCGGCGTCGTCTGGCCCAGCATGTAGTCCACCATCTCAGCTCCCGCGCCACCGCCGATCGgctcctccggcgccgccccgccgtccAGTTGAGCGAAGGTGTCCAGCTGGTGGCTGCTTCCCTGCTCAGAGCGACCATGGCAACCAACAAAAGTACAAAACCCCGAAGCTTAGTCTATCACTTGACTAAACAAACACTTCCGAAACTGATCGGCCATGCATGGCCAGGCGGAAACACACTTGCATGCATGCGTGATCGATGCGATGCGTGCATGTACCTGTTTTTCCATGATCGCGACGACGTAGCTTTGATAACCTCACGACGAGCGCATGCATGCAGCTGGTTCGATCTGCGATCACACGCCGTCCTTCATGCGTGCATGCAAGGCCGGTGTGCTTTGCGTCCGCCGGAAGAGGAGCCTGCAGTGAACAAGTTGAGGAGGAAGAAGATATCGAGTGGGTTGAAATTTGTGGGCGTTTGTGCTCTAGAGAGGAGCCTCTGGGACGCATTAATTGAAAAGGGTGGAGGGTGAATTCACCGCGCCACCTCCGGAGGATGGAACGGGAGGCTCCGGCCGGCCGGTGAGTTATTTTTCTCACATGCGCCACGCTCCCTGCCTTTGCTTTCTCCACTTCTCCTCTACTTTTTGTGCTCTTTTTCTTGGGTCGACATGTGACGATGCATGACAGGCCCAGCCCACGGGGCTCAAGAGATCTATCACTGTTTCATTTTCTTTTGGGTGGTAGCAATGGCAGAACTAGCCAAGGATCTTCAGGGAGCAAGACACGAAACATGATTGCCTGAGGGGGCAAAATCTTTTCTGAACTTCTTCTAAAATAAAAACTTCGGTCGTCAGGATACAACACGTCGCCGGCGTCACTGACTGTTGCAGGGATGAACGAGTCGTTTTGGGCCACATTTTTGTTTTGAGGGACTGGCTAGGATCGTCAGAATCCCCAAGTTTCCACGATTCTATTGCATTCCGATTCTGGGTTGATTCTAGGCGATTCCTGGGGCATAGATGAGTTCGTTTATGATTTTGATTCCCCGGACCATGATTCTTCAGAATCACATCAAAAGAACCGGCCCTTGGTCATAGCTCCCCCACTGTGGGGTCAGGATGTAAGTGCTGTAGCGAGCAACTTTTAGTAGAATATTTCCACGTATCTGGTTATCCTTATCCTTCCTTTTCCCTCAACCAAACGAGTGGCATCCTTGGAGAAGTGTTTATCCCTGTCCTGTGGTGGATAGTGACACAACCAAACTCCCCCTTACATCTTGACTGTGGGGTTAGTAGAATGGAACTTGTCTAAGGTCATCTTCAATGCGGACCCTCAAACCGTCCGCATACATTTAGACTGTGCGGTCGTTTTGCCATCCAACTCGGTTATGTCTCCGTTTGCTGGCCGGTCCAAACGTCCCTTTTCNNNNNNNNNNNNNNNNNNNNNNNNNNNNNNNNNNNNNNNNNNNNNNNNNNNNNNNNNNNNNNNNNNNNNNNNNNNNNNNNNNNNNNNNNNNNNNNNNNNNNNNNNNNNNNNNNNNNNNNNNNNNNNNNNNNNNNNNNNNNNNNNNNNNNNNNNNNNNNNNNNNNNNNNNNNNNNNNNNNNNNNNNNNNNNNNNNNNNNNNNNNNNNNNNNNNNNNNNNNNNNNNNNNNNNNNNNNNNNNNNNNNNNNNNNNNNNNNNNNNNNNNNNNNNNNNNNNNNNNNNNNNNNNNNNNNNNNNNNNNNNNNNNNNNNNNNNNNNNNNNNNNNNNNNNNNNNNNNNNNNNNNNNNNNNNNNNNNNNNNNNNNNNNNNNNNNNNNNNCAACCCTGGCACACCCAAAACCCTCTCCGTACCCGCCCGAGGCCAGTTGCCCGCATTCATGCTGCTCTAAAGCGGCTGCTCCACGTTGATGTCGGCCCAGAGCGGATGTGACCTCTCACTAGCACCGACATTGAAGCGGCTTGCTGGCCGAGGGCGCTGCCCGTGCTGCATCCCCGATGTCCACGTCTGTTCATTGTCGGGGAGACGTTTACTAGACTGGATGGAACATATATCTAACATGCATGTTCAATGCATGTCCGTCCATCTGCCACCATTAAACACACATGCGGGCCGAGAACCATCTCTGCCGCCCGCCTATTGATACACctggatgcttggcctcaccggcATCCACTATTTAAAGGCGGCTAACTCACGGCTCAAACCATATCACACCATGTCCATTCCACACTCTCCTCTCGTGCACCACATCTACCCTAGCTGCAAGCACGAACACGTTGTGGGAGAGCCTCTCGACAGAGCAGAAGCACGGGGTGGACGCCATTGCGGCCGCCTGGCAAAGCCGATGTGCCAGGCAgatagaggtcagcacgtcggccaGCTCTCGGAGGTCTCTGACGATGACCTGACATGGAGATGGGCTCCGACTACAAGCTAGGAGGCGTCGGCTCCTGCGCCGGCTTGACTATGGAGCAGCCGCATGCGCACTTCAACGCCACCATGGTGGAGGAGCAGCCGGCGCCTATGTTGAGGAGCAGTGGTAGAAACTCTTCCTCCTCAAGCAACATCGGCTAGCAGAGGGCAAAATCTATGGTGAGTGCGCAAGCGAGGAAGGCGTGGCGGCCATGGTAGCAGTGAACCCCAACGTCGTGGCCAAGCAGTGGGCACTCTACGAGGCCGCCCGTGATCATGCCGTCACTCACAATGTTTAGGCGGCACATGCGATCACGGATGAGAACTCTGCCAGCTATGCGTCCTACGTGCCGCCAACAAACTTTCGGGGGCGCTAGTGGCACGAGGAGAGTGCCGGCCCGTCCACGTCCATCGTTGGCCTCACGTCCATGACGATGGACAGGTGACAGACTCCGACAAGGAGGAGTAGTGCATATTGGATGTGGCGTGGCCCCGAGTCCCAAGTGGGCTGGTCCGTCTCCCATATCCTACTCTTGTCTTCgatgaccgcaccttcacttcacagaTCTTATCCCCACCGCTCATGGAGATGGCAAGATGGACCAGGCGATCGCCAGAAGGAAACAGTAAGGACATGTAGAATAAGCACTGGCATAGGCTAGGCTTAGGTTCGGTCGCTTTTTTAATGAAAAATGTCGAAAATGCAATGAATGTGCTTCGGTTTACATGAAAATCAtctggtttgcatgtaattcgtccaGTTTATTAATTTGGTTTGAAATGTATCAGTCACGGCTGGATGGCTGGCTCCTGCATGAGTGTCTACGAACGGGTCCCCATCAGTCCATGAAGGATACGGTCTTCGGTTTgggggtcggcgttggagatgccctaaaatgAGTTTTCTTTGGATTCCTCAGAAATAAAAGTTGTTACTAGTAAAGGAGAGTTGGTGACTGAGGTGCGTTACCTGCCCCCTCCCTACGATGGTACCTCGTCGCCTCCCCACACTTACCAAATGAACATAGATGCTTGATGGTACGTGTTCTCTACACTAACCAAAAAACACTTGAGCGTTTCAAACAAGTGAGAGCATCCCACCAGTAAACGTGTTTCGCTGTGTCGACTCAAAGACCCTCACATGGCTGGCGATGTGTTGCGGCAAGCTCCGTGTTCTTGGCGTTCTCTCGGTTCATCTATGCTCATTGATGTTGCAAGGTACCTCCCCTACTTGCTAAGCATTTCGAATTTCCGTGGCGGAGTTCATGGTCAAGGTTTGTTTTCAGTGCACTCGTTGATTGCGGACACTCCTGAGTTGTGCCGTGGGGCTCGGTACGCACGCCGATATGGTGCGTTAGGCTGCTTGCAAAGTTTTGGTATTGTGACCCCTCGACGACACCCCACATCTACGTGTCTTTCATGATGATGGTCCTTTTGTCTTCTAGCTAGGCGTGCCTTGTCCAGGgcgttctttttctctttcttcttcctttaaTATTGGTACATGTACGGTTTTACGGCCGGATTTCTCTCATAAACATGGTCAACTTGTTTAGATTTTCAATCCGGTATTCCTTATAAACTGGATCAGCCAAAGCCTAAAGGTGACTTTTAGCTTTGGCCGCttttgagcaatatattcaggcgggggaactctcctcccggtGCCTCAGAAAACAAGTGAGAGCACTTACCAAATGAACATAAAATGCTAAATGATACTACATCCTTTCCCACACTTACCAAAACAACCGAGCGTTCCACTCCACATATATAAGAACATGCACATGCCAAGTCAGTGTCAAAGGAAAAAAATGCTCCATACAAGAACACACACATACCAAATCATTCCATGCACCTACACGCACGAGTAAGAAATCCAAATGACCTCATCCCATCCTATACTCATCCATCCCTCATGGCAAAATCATGAGCGCATCACTTCAAGATATGTAGGAGTAGGTAGCTGTGTAGTTATCCATGTGTCACAAACTCGGAACTGAAAACCAGGGAAAGACTGATAATATGCACAATTTCATTGTTTATCGTGTATCACTGTAGAATGTAAATTACCTCGCTAAGAAACATTGCTAATAGGAGAACCGAGAAAAAGGCCACATGCCCCTTGATGGTGTGTGTAAAGGTAGACCTTAGTAAATTAACACATTGCATTTTTACTGCAATAATACTGCTTGACTTAAGATGAGGCAAAGCTGGGAGGGCCTTACTGATCAATATACTCTTGAAGAAAGCAATGAACCATATGAAAGTGTAGTTCATGTGGCACCATGAGATGTTGATGTTTCACCTAAGCTCAAGAACAAGAGATAACAAGGGATCAATATTCtactagaaaaaaaatcagaataGGAAGACGAGAAAGGATGTCAAAATTCCTTCGGAAGTGTTGTTTGTGTGGTCAACAGACTCCCATTGTAAACTAaacaatgtgtaaaactgaaacggACAGATAAGGCCTTTTCCTTAGAAAGaataaatcaacaaaacatcatggcATTAGTGCATCAACTGCATACATCTGGTCACGGAAATGCAAAGTGAGAATATCATTCGTAATGTTCTTTGCATGCGCAAGCCTGGGTGACACAAGTACTTTGTAAGTGCTAATGAAAGATTTTATGTCTGTTATTGGTGCCAAatattactactccctccatctaggtgtataaggctagccatagtgggagtaacttaggtagtaacatagcgcactccaaattttttttgcttatgtgacatgtggttaatgaggagagaggtgtttagagtaacataacaTGTTATTGTAACATAGTGCTTCCCGAGAAATGATGAGTTAACAAGTTAATAAATGAAGCTATCTATGACACTACTATACTCGCAAAAAAAAAAATCTATGACActactattatattactttgcactatgaaggtagtaacttagactagtgtcatatataagttactccccactatgatcagcctaagggccagttcttttggtggcttctAGAATAAACTGGAATAAGCTGCCCCCCTACCAACTTATTCTAGAAGCTCAACCAAATTTATTTTTTAAAAAGCCTACTAGTCAAGTCTTAATTAGTAGGCTTCTAAAAAAAATTTGattgggcttctagaataagctaggTAGAAAGCCCAAAAAAGTTACCAAACAGAACTGGtcctaagtcatcttaggttgtgcaccacgaccaaggcggACGGGAAAACGTGAGAATTTAAtgttttttgctaattaatagcattgcatgtaatgaactaaccattgcatgtcatgtatagtagtctcaagtcattgaaagcatgcatgacacacatctcttattggttgatatgtcacgaaataagaaacgaggagggaatTAATGTAccttgcctaagtattttgggattatttggtttttgtaaggtgacttacacacctagacggagagaGTACTTGATTAGAAGTAGAAAAGGATACCTTAGTAGAGCTAGAACAACAACCGAGTCCAGTGTATCGACCAAATCATAATTCCTCTCTTAAAAGTAGCGAGAAACCCTTCGAAGTTTGAACCGGCCATTTAAGGAGAGGTAACATTTTTTTAGAtgatgcatttttttattttttagaaaagaaggatgacccccggcctctgcatctgggcgatgcgtacggccactttattgattattctcacaagaccttacaaaaccATACAATAACAAGACTAAAGCCActgtctaagcaacaactgtcgctacacatatccaaatgatgaaggggcgcagatagtctgggcctaataccaaacagacatcgcagccaaacctaaacatctaagacccgaggccccaaccaggacgcctgccgggtatggggcacctaccagtccggcgcactcctcaaccaggacgcctgccgggtatgaggccgccgcagccacctgccatcaatccatcttcagagctgtactgttgcatgtaccgtgttagatctctctgccatcgacgccaccacgacgcccgacagtgtcgtcctcctgcgcgagtccatcctcccacagcgaactccgaatctgcactgcgccacgccgtcaagatccgtcaccatcagtgtgtaggatgaagcgccg encodes:
- the LOC119348141 gene encoding transcription factor FAMA-like, with the protein product MEKQGSSHQLDTFAQLDGGAAPEEPIGGGAGAEMVDYMLGQTTPLPPGGPHGQVSLDKLSFSDVLQFADFGPRLALNQPSADHDDARDDDEEDSYFFRFQSQLSGSDDPDPRGGAGIHHAAEHEGSKTADGSGGPHDHGGGVSESTTLVQQSDGGGRVGQKAGGEQAKSGRRKRPRSTKTSEEVESQRMTHIAVERNRRRQMNDYLRVLRSLMPGSYVQRGDQASIIGGAIEFIRELEQLIQCLESQKRRRLYGDTPRPVADASAPVVPATSIHEPPPQGHEAPPFYVSPSLSFPAAGNGDGAAGAKVMIDLDTCGGGLREEVAENKSSLADIEVRVLGEDAVIKVLSRRRPEQLIKTIAELEEMHMSILHTNITTIEQTVLYSFNVKITSEPRFTAEEIVGAVHQILSFIDVNYTL